A genomic segment from Spinacia oleracea cultivar Varoflay chromosome 3, BTI_SOV_V1, whole genome shotgun sequence encodes:
- the LOC110804547 gene encoding transcription factor bHLH110: MDSTNFEQHEQQEQQHLQHHFLGCPPLNIIIPSSSSVGYGVSSTSLHEWNSSILPTSTTSSNTTTFHNEKTPYENEFMSNTTPPISPMPKIEDDILSSFPTFGGLIHNPTTTIPTTLDNQNITHPWSSFSGLMMSSASGMPLMQLPLEISNNNWSNHNHNHNHNHNHNHNHGYHPSTSLLNQLGFMSSSPNDSTTSTVSSGNHPRLGLNLQAMDFLGNNNNNNNNDNNSSFGTQNRGMSYGEEVMSTDGNFMSRNNKSSTLMNGSLTGTKRNAGSTSSSDQSKASTSNNNPVAVKKSQLKVSCPPFKIRKEKLGERIASLHQLVSPFGKTDTASVLTEAIGYIQFLQDQIHTLCMPHAKPSRTKPCRQPFHMGLGNEEEGKEEERIELGRRGLCLVPSSWTSYLTHNQMDASNHPSYF; the protein is encoded by the exons atggactCCACCAATTTTGAGCAACACGAACAACAAGAGCAACAACATCTTCAACACCACTTTCTTGGATGCCCTCCTTTAAACATTATTATTCcatcttcttcttctgttgGCTATGGCGTTTCTTCTACCTCTCTTCACGAGTGGAACTCCTCCATCTTACCAAC GAGTACAACATCAAGTAACACTACAACGTTCCACAACGAAAAGACGCCATACGAGAACGAGTTCATGAGCAATACAACACCACCAATCTCACCCATGCCAAAGATAGAAGACGATATACTAAGCTCATTCCCTACCTTTGGTGGCCTAATTCATAACCCTACAACTACAATTCCAACAACTTTGGATAATCAAAATATAACTCATCCTTGGTCGTCATTTAGTGGGTTGATGATGTCATCCGCTTCTGGTATGCCCTTAATGCAGCTTCCTTTAGAGATAAGTAACAACAACTGGAGtaatcataatcataatcataatcataatcataatcataatcataatcatgGTTATCATCCTAGCACAAGTTTGTTGAATCAACTCGGGTTTATGTCTTCGTCACCAAATGATTCGACTACATCTACTGTATCAAGTGGAAATCATCCTCGCTTGGGGTTAAATTTGCAAGCTATGGATTTCCtaggaaataataataataataataataatgataataattcGAGTTTTGGTACTCAAAATCGAGGTATGTCATATGGAGAAGAAGTTATGAGCACAGATGGAAACTTCATGTCTCGTAATAACAAG AGCTCAACGTTGATGAATGGATCATTAACgggaacaaaaagaaacgccgGGAGTACAAGTAGTAGTGATCAGTCAAAGGCATCAACATCCAACAATAATCCTGTTGCTGTTAAGAAATCTCAACTCAAGGTTTCTTGCCCGCCGTTTAAG ATTAGAAAGGAGAAATTGGGAGAGAGGATAGCATCGTTACACCAATTAGTCTCGCCTTTCGGCAAG ACGGATACAGCTTCTGTGTTGACAGAGGCAATTGGATATATCCAGTTTCTTCAAGATCAAATCCAT ACACTTTGCATGCCTCATGCTAAGCCTTCTCGTACCAAGCCATGTAGACAACCCTTCCATATG GGACTAGGAAATGAAGAAGAgggaaaggaagaagaaagaataGAACTTGGAAGGAGAGGATTATGCCTTGTGCCATCCTCATGGACATCATATCTCACGCATAACCAAATGGATGCATCTAACCATCCTTCTTATTTCTag